The Spirochaetota bacterium DNA window AAGCATTTATGAGATCCGTAGTAGGTTCAAAAATATCAATCAATCTTTTGTGCGTACGCACTTCAAATTGCTCTCTAGCATTTTTGTCTACATGAGGAGAACTCAATACAGTATATTTTTTAATGTGAGTTGGAAGATGGATAGGACCAGCGATCCTACCACCTTTA harbors:
- the rpsJ gene encoding 30S ribosomal protein S10 — protein: MNRIRVRLKAYETALIEQSAASIVESVKSKGGRIAGPIHLPTHIKKYTVLSSPHVDKNAREQFEVRTHKRLIDIFEPTTDLINALSELQLPAGVEVEIKQ